From the Calditrichota bacterium genome, the window AAAAAGTCTTGCAGGCGATGCAGGACTTTTTTATTTTATTCCAAAATATCTGTCAGAGATGCTTTGCACGGCTTGACAGAATGTCAGACCTTTTCCTGAAAATCTGCTCCGGGTTATCTCTCTCCAATAATATTTAATCTATTGAAAATAAATAGATAAGACCCTAACTTACCCCCATCCTCAATTTTGGCACGGTGCTTGCACTTCATCAGGCAAACAGCACAATTCTGAAATTTTGACAAAGGAGGAATGATTCATGACGGTATTGGGAATTTTAAATCCGGATGTGGATGAACTGAAAGACATATTTTCACTGAATGTGAAAGACGAAGAACCCATACTTCCACTTGTGGAATTCAATGATACAACGACTGCGTATCCCAAGGTCGACATTCTTGAAAATAAGACGGAATTTATTCTTCGGGCGGAAGTTCCGGGCTTTAAAAAGGAAGAATTGGACGTCGTTTTCGATGACGGTGTTTTAACCCTGATGGCCCGCAGGACTGCGGAAGAAACCGGGGGACAGGTTCTTTACAAAGAACGGTTTACCGGAAATTTTGTCCGGCAGTTTCAATTCTCGAAAAACATCCGCAAGGATGCCATTCGGGCATCGTATCGGGACGGCGTTCTGGAAATCCATTTGCCCAAGAAGCCAATCGTTGAAAAAGAGATTAAAATCAAATAAAGAAGATTTTTTAAGACTTACAATGAAATGACCAGAAAAGGAGGTTGAGACGTATGAGCAAAATAATTGGAATTGATTTGGGGACGACAAACTCGTGTGTGGCGGCGGTCATCGGCGGAGAGCCAACGGTGATCCCGAATAACGAGGGTTTTCGGACCACCCCTTCTGTGGTGGCCTTT encodes:
- a CDS encoding Hsp20/alpha crystallin family protein, translated to MTVLGILNPDVDELKDIFSLNVKDEEPILPLVEFNDTTTAYPKVDILENKTEFILRAEVPGFKKEELDVVFDDGVLTLMARRTAEETGGQVLYKERFTGNFVRQFQFSKNIRKDAIRASYRDGVLEIHLPKKPIVEKEIKIK